The following nucleotide sequence is from Thermostaphylospora chromogena.
GTGGAGCCGCGGCCCACGTCGAACCGCTCCTCGTAGCGGCGGCGGGCCTGCCGGACGACCTCATCGGACAGCCAGGCGACCGGCTTCACCTCGTCGATCAGCGGTTCGTGGTCGGGACCGCGCCCGACCACGCGGCCCTGGAGCACCCACGGGCGGAGGCTGGCGTTCTCCTCGTTCAGGTTCACGTACTTGCACACCTGGCGGGCCAGCCAGTCCTGCGGTGGACGGGTCCACCAGTCCGGGGGGTCGAGCACGGTGACCGACAGGCCGGGTAGCTTCAGATCGCTCTCGTAGTCGATGCTCACCCGGCCCGTGTCGTGGTCCGGTCCCTTCGAGTACCGCAGGTAGAGGCCTGTCCTGCCGGCGGTCAGCTCGGTCAGCTCTTCGAGGTCCGCGATTCGCGGCAGCGTCCTGTCGGTTCCCGGCACGTCCTCCGGCTTCCCCGTACCGTTCGCTCTACTCCAAAACCGACATCTCCCCACATAGGGGGTTATCGGGGGAGGTGGAGGGTAGGCGCGACCGTTGACCCTCAGACGGCGACCGAAGAACAGAAGGGACGACCATGACCAGCGGCGACTACTGGCCGTCCGGATTCGGCCCACTCGACGAACTGCTGGCCAGGTTCTTCGGCGGGTACGGCCCCCCGGAGCCCGGAGGCCGCGGCTTCATCCGGCGGGTGGACATCGGCAGGCTCCTCAGCGAGGACGCCATCGAACTGCTCCGCACGGCCGTGCAGAAGGCGGCGGAGTGGGGCGCGGAATACCTCGACAGCGAACACCTGCTGTGGGCGGCCACCCGCTTCGAATCCATCCGGACGCTGCTGGAGCAGGCGGGCGCCGACCCCGACGGGATCGCGCGGACCATAGAGAGCAGCGTCGAGCGGAAACCCGCCCGGCAGGGCCCGATGCCGCTCTCCCCGGCGGTCAAGCGGGCACTGCTGGACGCCCGGCAGATCGCCCGCGCGACCGGTGACTCGTACATCGGTCCCCACCACATCGTCCTGGCGCTGTCGGCCAACCCCGACTCCGCGGCCGGTCGCCTGCTGCACGGCTCGCACATCACTCCGCAGTCGTTCCACGTCGAAGCGGCCGGAGCCGCCGAACCGATGGCCGCCCGCATGACCCCGAGCAGCACACCCACGCTCGACCAGTACGGCCGCGACCTCACCGAACTGGCCCGCGAAGGTCGGATCGACCCGGTCATCGGCCGGGACGTCGAGATCGAGCAGACCATCGAGGTGCTGTCCCGGCGCACCAAGAACAACCCCGTCCTGCTCGGGGAGCCGGGCGTCGGCAAGACCGCCGTCATCGAAGGTCTGGCCCAGCGCATCGTGGACGGCGAGGTGCCCGACACCCTCCGGAACAAGCGCGTGGTGCAGATCGACCTCGCCGGCATGGTCGCCGGTACCAAGTTCCGCGGCGAGTTCGAAGAACGGCTCAAGAAGGTGATGGAGGAGATCCGCGACCACGGCGAGGAACTGGTCGTCTTCATCGACGAGCTGCACACCGTCGTCGGCGCGGGCGGCGCCGAAGGCGCGATCGACGCCTCCAACATGCTCAAGCCCGCCCTGGCCCGCGGCGAGCTGCACGTGGTCGGCGCGACCACGCTGGACGAGTACCGCCGCTTCGTGGAGAAGGACGCGGCGCTGGAACGGCGCTTCCAGCCGATCATCGTGCCGGAGCCGTCCGTCGCCGACACCATCGAGATCCTGCGCGGCCTGCGCGACCGTTACGAAGCCCACCACCAGGTCAGGTTCAGCGACGAGGCGCTGATCGCCGCGGCCGAACTGTCCGACAGGTACGTCACGGGCAGGTTCCTGCCGGACAAGGCGATCGACCTGATGGACCAGGCCGGCGCGCGGATCGCGCTGCGCACCAAGACCACCCCCACCGACACCCGGGAGCTGGAACAGCGGCTGGAGCAGCGCAAACGGGAGAAGGACCAGGCCGTCGCGCGCGAGGACTACGACCGCGCCAAAGAACTGCGCGACGAGATCGCCGAGCTGCGGCGCGCCATCGACGAGGCCCGGGAGGGGAACCGCGGGATTCCCGAGGTGACCGCGGCCGACATCGCCGAGATCGTCTCCCGCACCACCGGCATCCCGGTCGCGCAGCTCACCCAGGAGGAGAAGGAACGGCTGCTCGCCTTGGAAGAGCACCTGCACCAGCGGGTCGTCGGCCAGGACGAGGCGGTCACCGCGGTGGCCGAGGCCGTACGGCGGTCCCGGGCCGGGCTGAGCGACCCCAACCGGCCCATCGGCTCCTTCCTGTTCCTCGGCCCCACCGGCGTCGGCAAGACCGAGCTGGCCCGCGCGCTCGCGGAGGCCCTCTTCGGCGACCAGGACCGGATGATCCGCTTCGACATGAGCGAGTTCCAGGAGCGGCACACGGTGTCCCGGCTGGTGGGCGCACCGCCCGGATACGTGGGCTACGAGGAGGCGGGACAGCTCACCGAAGCGGTGCGGCGCCGGCCCTACTCGGTGATCCTGCTCGACGAGATCGAAAAGGCCCATCCGGACGTGTTCAACCTGCTGCTGCAGGTGCTCGACGACGGGCGGCTCACCGACGGGCAGGGGCGTACGGTCGACTTCAAGAACACCGTGCTGATCATGACCTCGAACATCGGGGCCGACATCATCATGGCGCACCAGGGCGAGGCGGCGAACAGCCTGCGTCCGCAGCTCATCCGGCTGCTGCAGCACGCCTTCCGGCCGGAGTTCCTCAACCGGATCGACGAGACCATCATCTTCCGCAGCCTGGACATGAACCAGCTCCGGCAGATCACGCTGCTGCTGCTGGAGGAGAGCAGGCGGCGGCTGCACGCCCAGGACGTCATCCTCGACGTGGCCGACTCCGCGGTCGACTGGCTGGTACGGCAGGGCTACCAGCCGCACTTCGGCGCCCGGCCGCTGCGCCGTACCATCCAGCGCAAACTCGACAACACGCTCTCGCGGATGCTGCTGGACGGCACGCTCAAGCCGCAGCAGCGGGTGTACGTCAGCACGCAGGGCGACGATCTCGCCTTCACCGTGCTGGATCGGGAGGCGAAGGGGCCGGAGCCGGGGACCGAGCCGCACGCGACCGCCCCACCGGAGCACCGGCCCGCGGAAGGGGAGGAGCGCCGCAGGCAGCCGGACGCCTACGGCCAGTATCTGTGACCGTCCCGGGAAAGCGAGGTGTGGAGATGAGCGAGCAGGATCCGCGGCCCGGCGAGGGCGGCGTGTCGGAGGAGTCGGCCCGGGGGGTTCCCGACGACCGCGTCGAGAGCGCCGGTCCCGACCGGCCGGCCGGGATCGACCCCGAAGGACCGCCCGCGCAGGTTCCCGACGACCGGAAGGGGGCGACCCGGCCCGTCGATCCCGAGGTGGAGGGCGGGAACCCGGGATAGCTCACCTCTAGCCGCGTTCTCCGCGTACGGGGTGAGCGGCTACAATCCAACCATGACTTTCTTCTTCCGCCTGCGTTAGCGGTCCGTCGGCGAGACGAGGAGCGAACCCGTCGCCGACGAGGCGGGGCGGCGTAGGGCCGTCCCGGATCGCGACGTGGGAGAAGAAAGGTCATGCGCACACGCGCGTTTTTCCGCTTTCTCGCCGCCCCGCGTCCCGGCGTCCTCACCACGCCATGACCCGGGCGCGCCTGGCGGCGCGGTGCATTCGCGGTCTCGAACCCGTCCTGGCAAGCGAGATCCTGCGGGACGAGCTGGGTGTGATCACCCGTCAGGGACATC
It contains:
- a CDS encoding DUF6098 family protein codes for the protein MPGTDRTLPRIADLEELTELTAGRTGLYLRYSKGPDHDTGRVSIDYESDLKLPGLSVTVLDPPDWWTRPPQDWLARQVCKYVNLNEENASLRPWVLQGRVVGRGPDHEPLIDEVKPVAWLSDEVVRQARRRYEERFDVGRGSTG
- a CDS encoding ATP-dependent Clp protease ATP-binding subunit codes for the protein MTSGDYWPSGFGPLDELLARFFGGYGPPEPGGRGFIRRVDIGRLLSEDAIELLRTAVQKAAEWGAEYLDSEHLLWAATRFESIRTLLEQAGADPDGIARTIESSVERKPARQGPMPLSPAVKRALLDARQIARATGDSYIGPHHIVLALSANPDSAAGRLLHGSHITPQSFHVEAAGAAEPMAARMTPSSTPTLDQYGRDLTELAREGRIDPVIGRDVEIEQTIEVLSRRTKNNPVLLGEPGVGKTAVIEGLAQRIVDGEVPDTLRNKRVVQIDLAGMVAGTKFRGEFEERLKKVMEEIRDHGEELVVFIDELHTVVGAGGAEGAIDASNMLKPALARGELHVVGATTLDEYRRFVEKDAALERRFQPIIVPEPSVADTIEILRGLRDRYEAHHQVRFSDEALIAAAELSDRYVTGRFLPDKAIDLMDQAGARIALRTKTTPTDTRELEQRLEQRKREKDQAVAREDYDRAKELRDEIAELRRAIDEAREGNRGIPEVTAADIAEIVSRTTGIPVAQLTQEEKERLLALEEHLHQRVVGQDEAVTAVAEAVRRSRAGLSDPNRPIGSFLFLGPTGVGKTELARALAEALFGDQDRMIRFDMSEFQERHTVSRLVGAPPGYVGYEEAGQLTEAVRRRPYSVILLDEIEKAHPDVFNLLLQVLDDGRLTDGQGRTVDFKNTVLIMTSNIGADIIMAHQGEAANSLRPQLIRLLQHAFRPEFLNRIDETIIFRSLDMNQLRQITLLLLEESRRRLHAQDVILDVADSAVDWLVRQGYQPHFGARPLRRTIQRKLDNTLSRMLLDGTLKPQQRVYVSTQGDDLAFTVLDREAKGPEPGTEPHATAPPEHRPAEGEERRRQPDAYGQYL